A portion of the Phycodurus eques isolate BA_2022a chromosome 3, UOR_Pequ_1.1, whole genome shotgun sequence genome contains these proteins:
- the med27 gene encoding mediator of RNA polymerase II transcription subunit 27 isoform X2, with protein sequence MADVVSVGVNLDAFSHAISGIQALRSSVSRVFECLKDGMKNRETLEGREKQFIATFQDNLQAVNRDLNELERLSGLVGRPSESHPLHNSGLLSLDPVQDKTPLYSQLLQAYKWSNKLQYHAGLASSLLNQQSLKRSANQMGASAKRRPKVQPSTLVLPPQMFPDMSIELFRPNGTSAVLLVTLGKVLKAIVVMRSLFIDRTLVRGFNENVYDDDGKLDIWTKSQHQVFQKVTDHATTALLHYQLPQMPDVVVRSFMVGKHQTAARAGSRLLTCVCSSECVCVWFWVCVRACLCVRACADLAEELHQTVPVSVPAMRPLPAGRTSSNLEGL encoded by the exons ATGGCGGACGTGGTGAGCGTCGGCGTCAACCTGGACGCCTTTTCTCACGCCATTAGCGGCATCCAGGCGCTGCGTTCCAGCGTCAGTCGCGTCTTCGAGTGCCTGAAGGACGGCATGAAGAACCGAGAGACGCTCGAAGGCCGCGAGAAGCAGTTTATCGCCACATTCCAGGACAACCTGCAGGCGGTCAACAGAGACCTCAA CGAGTTGGAGCGCCTGAGCGGTCTGGTGGGTCGCCCGTCCGAGTCGCATCCTCTGCACAACAGCGGCCTCCTCAGTCTGGATCCGGTTCAGGACAAAACGCCGCTCTACTCGCAGCTGCTGCAGGCCTACAAGTGGTCCAACAAG CTGCAGTACCACGCCGGCCTGGCCTCCAGTTTGCTGAACCAGCAGTCGCTCAAGCGCTCGGCCAATCAGATGGGAGCCTCGGCCAAGCGACGCCCCAAAGTCCAGCCCAGCACCCTCGTCCTCCCCCCGCA GATGTTTCCCGACATGAGCATCGAACTTTTTCGACCGAACGGAACGTCTGCGGTCCTGCTG GTGACGCTGGGCAAAGTGCTGAAGGCCATCGTGGTGATGCGTTCACTGTTCATCGACAGAACTTTGGTGCGAGGCTTTAACGAGAACGTTTATGACGACGACGGGAAG cTGGACATCTGGACCAAGTCGCAGCATCAGGTCTTCCAGAAG GTAACGGACCACGCCACCACCGCCCTGCTGCACTACCAACTGCCGCAGATGCCCGACGTGGTCGTGCGCTCCTTCATGGTCGGAAAACACCAAACTGCGGCACGCGCCGGCTCACGCTTGCTGACGTGCGTGTGTTCatctgagtgtgtttgtgtgtggttttgGGTTTGCGTTCGGGCGtgtctttgtgtgcgtgcgtgtgcagaCTTGGCTGAGGAGCTACATCAAACTGTTCCAGTCTCCGTGCCAGCGATGCGGCCGCTTCCTGCAGGACGGACTTCCTCCAACCTGGAGGGACTTTAG
- the med27 gene encoding mediator of RNA polymerase II transcription subunit 27 isoform X3 produces MADVVSVGVNLDAFSHAISGIQALRSSVSRVFECLKDGMKNRETLEGREKQFIATFQDNLQAVNRDLNELERLSGLVGRPSESHPLHNSGLLSLDPVQDKTPLYSQLLQAYKWSNKLQYHAGLASSLLNQQSLKRSANQMGASAKRRPKVQPSTLVLPPQYVDDVISRIGRMFPDMSIELFRPNGTSAVLLVTLGKVLKAIVVMRSLFIDRTLVRGFNENVYDDDGKLDIWTKSQHQVFQKVTDHATTALLHYQLPQMPDVVVRSFMTWLRSYIKLFQSPCQRCGRFLQDGLPPTWRDFRTLEAFHDTCRM; encoded by the exons ATGGCGGACGTGGTGAGCGTCGGCGTCAACCTGGACGCCTTTTCTCACGCCATTAGCGGCATCCAGGCGCTGCGTTCCAGCGTCAGTCGCGTCTTCGAGTGCCTGAAGGACGGCATGAAGAACCGAGAGACGCTCGAAGGCCGCGAGAAGCAGTTTATCGCCACATTCCAGGACAACCTGCAGGCGGTCAACAGAGACCTCAA CGAGTTGGAGCGCCTGAGCGGTCTGGTGGGTCGCCCGTCCGAGTCGCATCCTCTGCACAACAGCGGCCTCCTCAGTCTGGATCCGGTTCAGGACAAAACGCCGCTCTACTCGCAGCTGCTGCAGGCCTACAAGTGGTCCAACAAG CTGCAGTACCACGCCGGCCTGGCCTCCAGTTTGCTGAACCAGCAGTCGCTCAAGCGCTCGGCCAATCAGATGGGAGCCTCGGCCAAGCGACGCCCCAAAGTCCAGCCCAGCACCCTCGTCCTCCCCCCGCA GTACGTAGATGATGTGATTTCTCGTATCGGAAGGATGTTTCCCGACATGAGCATCGAACTTTTTCGACCGAACGGAACGTCTGCGGTCCTGCTG GTGACGCTGGGCAAAGTGCTGAAGGCCATCGTGGTGATGCGTTCACTGTTCATCGACAGAACTTTGGTGCGAGGCTTTAACGAGAACGTTTATGACGACGACGGGAAG cTGGACATCTGGACCAAGTCGCAGCATCAGGTCTTCCAGAAG GTAACGGACCACGCCACCACCGCCCTGCTGCACTACCAACTGCCGCAGATGCCCGACGTGGTCGTGCGCTCCTTCATG aCTTGGCTGAGGAGCTACATCAAACTGTTCCAGTCTCCGTGCCAGCGATGCGGCCGCTTCCTGCAGGACGGACTTCCTCCAACCTGGAGGGACTTTAGGACCTTGGAGGCCTTCCACGACACCTGCCGCATGTGA
- the med27 gene encoding mediator of RNA polymerase II transcription subunit 27 isoform X1: MADVVSVGVNLDAFSHAISGIQALRSSVSRVFECLKDGMKNRETLEGREKQFIATFQDNLQAVNRDLNELERLSGLVGRPSESHPLHNSGLLSLDPVQDKTPLYSQLLQAYKWSNKLQYHAGLASSLLNQQSLKRSANQMGASAKRRPKVQPSTLVLPPQYVDDVISRIGRMFPDMSIELFRPNGTSAVLLVTLGKVLKAIVVMRSLFIDRTLVRGFNENVYDDDGKLDIWTKSQHQVFQKVTDHATTALLHYQLPQMPDVVVRSFMVGKHQTAARAGSRLLTCVCSSECVCVWFWVCVRACLCVRACADLAEELHQTVPVSVPAMRPLPAGRTSSNLEGL; encoded by the exons ATGGCGGACGTGGTGAGCGTCGGCGTCAACCTGGACGCCTTTTCTCACGCCATTAGCGGCATCCAGGCGCTGCGTTCCAGCGTCAGTCGCGTCTTCGAGTGCCTGAAGGACGGCATGAAGAACCGAGAGACGCTCGAAGGCCGCGAGAAGCAGTTTATCGCCACATTCCAGGACAACCTGCAGGCGGTCAACAGAGACCTCAA CGAGTTGGAGCGCCTGAGCGGTCTGGTGGGTCGCCCGTCCGAGTCGCATCCTCTGCACAACAGCGGCCTCCTCAGTCTGGATCCGGTTCAGGACAAAACGCCGCTCTACTCGCAGCTGCTGCAGGCCTACAAGTGGTCCAACAAG CTGCAGTACCACGCCGGCCTGGCCTCCAGTTTGCTGAACCAGCAGTCGCTCAAGCGCTCGGCCAATCAGATGGGAGCCTCGGCCAAGCGACGCCCCAAAGTCCAGCCCAGCACCCTCGTCCTCCCCCCGCA GTACGTAGATGATGTGATTTCTCGTATCGGAAGGATGTTTCCCGACATGAGCATCGAACTTTTTCGACCGAACGGAACGTCTGCGGTCCTGCTG GTGACGCTGGGCAAAGTGCTGAAGGCCATCGTGGTGATGCGTTCACTGTTCATCGACAGAACTTTGGTGCGAGGCTTTAACGAGAACGTTTATGACGACGACGGGAAG cTGGACATCTGGACCAAGTCGCAGCATCAGGTCTTCCAGAAG GTAACGGACCACGCCACCACCGCCCTGCTGCACTACCAACTGCCGCAGATGCCCGACGTGGTCGTGCGCTCCTTCATGGTCGGAAAACACCAAACTGCGGCACGCGCCGGCTCACGCTTGCTGACGTGCGTGTGTTCatctgagtgtgtttgtgtgtggttttgGGTTTGCGTTCGGGCGtgtctttgtgtgcgtgcgtgtgcagaCTTGGCTGAGGAGCTACATCAAACTGTTCCAGTCTCCGTGCCAGCGATGCGGCCGCTTCCTGCAGGACGGACTTCCTCCAACCTGGAGGGACTTTAG